The Mytilus trossulus isolate FHL-02 chromosome 3, PNRI_Mtr1.1.1.hap1, whole genome shotgun sequence genome contains a region encoding:
- the LOC134712871 gene encoding receptor for retinol uptake stra6-like produces the protein MSLEILSPLQSIYDGFQTTNSSQSDAICTEVIPHKKLYQFLLIPAVVFTLLLAFAEKRVHKCLQCLAGRPGVVYPMDIMGRSSRVSYAAAFGATATLCSSVIFEQKYAVELGGAAYIKVFAVLLSMLIYGLDFMPLFTAITANSSLGFAVGTLYAWAFTLIVFFRNFYCDGLTVRTVLLIIAVNLPEMLCHLYLSISLPVRFVRSLCRKRNHQDLAVDFEDEDDILDSIKRSYQGVHVMKLFNPPKDEPQQPNGLKDKIISIFKGIYHKVVYSRLEGFRYSTRMLSVSVVSFILIYQVYVVILVAIIDLVDILFELIGAVADATEDDLQWVVRLLFYVVYSVYISLVVSLTVSFLVNVIMIVHTLASYRTLLLGLYKGDNGHLTPKEEKSNSTLLVGSMRYAGYQVAYVAWGYFIQFLILFIVAIILAVIIILVINGFHGWLVTILHNLWPVLLSSLVVNITQKIVCTFAFLQQNGKVLAIDNRRVFFVVVYFMFFYNIFLGLVSCLLRIIKAMVLGALFLPRLDHSTLPRKFQWFDPGFDSFCGFMHVENAHTHPVVLTFISLVQAEIIEKKRLVRNNSLEGVENGTMMIKPKRPINTVARFQWKLAYTLIKNPQLFIQRKDAMMQIFKQREIEADVDDRDIRIEILGKKM, from the exons GTTGTATTTACATTACTCCTGGCTTTTGCTGAAAAGCGTGTGCACAAGTGTCTGCAATGTCTGGCTGGGAGACCGGGTGTTGTATA TCCAATGGATATCATGGGTAGATCTAGTAGAGTGTCGTATGCAGCAGCGTTTGGGGCCACAGCGACTTTGTGTTCAAGTGTTATTTTTGAACAAAAGTATGCAGTGGAGTTGGGTGGAGCTGCATATATTAAAG TGTTTGCTGTACTGTTATCTATGTTGATTTATGGATTGGATTTTATGCCTTTGTTTACTGCAATTACTGCCAACTCATCCCTTGGATTTGCAGTAGGCACTCTATATGCCTGGGCTTTTACACTTATCGTTTTCTTCAGAAATTTTTACTGTGATGGTTTAACCGTG AGAACCGTGTTATTAATAATAGCCGTAAATCTACCCGAGATGCTGTGTCATTTGTACCTTTCTATAAGTTTACCTGTCAGATTTGTCCGATCACTTTGCAGAAAGAGAAACCATCAGGACCTAGCAGTTGACTTTGAAGATGAAGACGATATACTTGATTCAATAAAGCGATCTTACCAAGGTGTACATGTAATGAAGTTGTTTAATCCACCCAAAGACGAACCACA GCAACCGAATGGTTTGAAAGACAAAATAATCTCgatttttaaaggaatttacCACAAGGTGGTCTACTCACGACTTGAAG GTTTCAGATATTCCACCAGAATGTTGTCAGTTTCAGTTGTATCATTTATACTTATATATCAG gTATACGTTGTAATTCTAGTTGCTATTATCGATTTGGTAGATATCCTTTTCGAACTTATAGGTGCTGTTGCAGACGCGACTGAAGATGACTTGCAATGGGTTGTAAGAttgttattttatgttgtttattCAGTATATA tcaGTTTAGTCGTATCCTTGACTGTTAGCTTTCTGGTGAATGTAATAATGATTGTTCATACTCTAGCGTCTTACAG GACTTTGCTGTTGGGATTATATAAAGGTGACAACGGTCATTTGACtccaaaagaagaaaaatcgAACTCAACTTTGCTA GTTGGTAGTATGCGGTATGCTGGCTACCAGGTAGCTTATGTAGCTTGGG GTTATTTCATCCAGTTTCTTATACTTTTTATTGTGGCTATAATACTAGCAGTTATAATTATTCTGGTGATAAATGGTTTTCATGGTTGGCTAGTCACTATCCTGCATAATCTTTG gccAGTTCTATTATCCTCGTTGGTGGttaatataacacaaaaaattgtATGTACCTTTGcgtttttacaacaaaatggAAAGGTTTTAGCAATAGATAATAG acgAGTGTTTTTCGTAGTAGTTTACTTCATGTTTTTCTACAACATATTTCTTGGTTTGGTGTCTTGTTTGTTGAGAATTATAAAAGCCATGGTGTTGGGTGCTTTATTTCTGCCTCGGCTGGATCATAGCACACTTCCTAGGAAGTTTCAGTGGTTTGACCCAG gtTTTGATTCTTTTTGTGGTTTCATGCATGTCGAAAATGCACACACTCATCCAGTTGTGTTAACATTTATAAGTCTTGTACAGGCTGAAataatagaaaagaaaagattAGTACGAAATAACTCATTAGAAGGAGTAGAAAATG GAACAATGATGATCAAACCAAAGCGACCAATTAATACAGTCGCCAGGTTTCAATGGAAACTGGCCTATACCTTAATAAAAAATCCTCAGCTATTTATACAACGAAAAGATGCAATGATGCAGATATTTAAACAGAGGGAAATCGAAGCAGATGTGGATGATAGGGATATACGTATTGAAATATTAGGCaaaaagatgtaa